A section of the Agrococcus sp. SGAir0287 genome encodes:
- a CDS encoding phosphomevalonate kinase gives MITTHAPGKLFVAGEYAVVEPGQPSVLVAVDRFLTVSVDESDAFGQVHSEAYGRLPVRWTRDATGVRIDRTTPYDYVLATITIVDRLRAELGRQDSFFDLRIASELDDRGGRKFGLGSSAAVTVATVQALDEFYDLRLSAMERFRLAMLATVSVVPTASGGDLAASTFGGWIGYSSPDRDALVRRLGEGAAIGDVLAEPWEGLHVARIEPPASARLLVGWTGAPASTERLVDRVLTMRETGAQVHRDFLAASRDQVSLLTTALQSDDVPAALDAIRACRSLLRELGAAAGIDIETDRLRALCDAAERAGAAAKPSGAGGGDCGIALAPLDADVQAMHRAWEADDVRHLTLAVTPPRSDVDG, from the coding sequence GTGATCACGACGCACGCTCCCGGCAAGCTCTTCGTCGCCGGCGAGTACGCCGTCGTCGAGCCCGGCCAGCCGTCGGTGCTCGTCGCCGTCGACCGCTTCCTCACCGTCTCGGTCGACGAGTCGGATGCGTTCGGCCAGGTGCACTCGGAGGCGTACGGCCGCCTCCCCGTGCGGTGGACGCGCGACGCGACCGGCGTGCGCATCGACCGCACGACGCCCTACGACTACGTCCTCGCGACCATCACGATCGTCGACCGGCTGCGCGCCGAGCTCGGCAGGCAGGACTCGTTCTTCGACCTGCGCATCGCGAGCGAGCTCGACGACCGCGGCGGGCGGAAGTTCGGCCTGGGCTCGTCGGCGGCCGTCACCGTCGCCACGGTGCAGGCGCTCGACGAGTTCTACGACCTCCGGCTGAGCGCGATGGAGCGCTTCCGCCTCGCGATGCTCGCGACCGTCTCCGTGGTGCCGACCGCCTCGGGCGGCGACCTCGCCGCCTCGACGTTCGGCGGCTGGATCGGCTACTCCTCCCCCGACCGCGACGCCCTCGTGCGCCGCCTCGGCGAGGGCGCGGCGATCGGCGACGTCCTCGCCGAGCCGTGGGAGGGCCTCCACGTCGCGCGCATCGAGCCGCCGGCCTCCGCGCGGCTGCTCGTGGGCTGGACGGGCGCGCCCGCATCGACCGAGCGCCTCGTCGACCGCGTGCTCACGATGCGCGAGACCGGCGCGCAGGTGCACCGCGACTTCCTCGCCGCGAGCCGCGACCAGGTGAGCCTGCTCACGACGGCGCTGCAGTCCGACGACGTGCCCGCGGCGCTCGACGCCATCCGCGCCTGCCGCTCCCTGCTGCGCGAGCTCGGCGCCGCCGCCGGCATCGACATCGAGACCGATCGCCTGCGAGCCCTGTGCGACGCCGCGGAGCGTGCGGGCGCCGCCGCGAAGCCCTCGGGCGCCGGCGGCGGCGACTGCGGCATCGCGCTCGCGCCGCTCGACGCCGACGTCCAGGCCATGCATCGCGCATGGGAGGCCGACGACGTGCGGCACCTCACGCTCGCCGTCACGCCCCCGAGGAGCGACGTCGATGGGTGA
- the mvaD gene encoding diphosphomevalonate decarboxylase → MTQRATAVAHPNIALVKYWGKRDATMNLPATGSLSMTLDVFPTTTTVTVDAALDADTLELDGEERTGTPLDRVARFLDLVRAMAGSTAHARVVTTNAVPTGAGLASSASGFAALAVAAAAAYHLDLSPRELSRLARRGSGSASRSIVPGVAVWHAGDDDETSFAEGTPAPDMAMVIATVEEREKPVSSRVAMVRTAETSPFFPAWVTSTAETLERMVDACAAGDLDLVGRIAETNALRMHALIQSCDPPIRYLTAASLGVLDRVEALRAQGVLAYATIDAGPNVVVLCAPDDAERIAADLADVASTLVARPGPGARLVETIA, encoded by the coding sequence ATGACGCAGCGTGCCACGGCGGTCGCGCACCCGAACATCGCGCTCGTGAAGTACTGGGGCAAGCGCGACGCCACGATGAACCTGCCGGCGACGGGCAGCCTGTCGATGACGCTCGACGTCTTCCCCACGACGACGACCGTGACGGTCGACGCCGCCCTCGACGCGGACACCCTCGAGCTCGACGGCGAGGAGCGCACGGGCACGCCGCTCGACCGCGTCGCTCGATTCCTCGACCTCGTGCGCGCGATGGCGGGCAGCACGGCGCACGCGCGCGTCGTCACGACGAACGCCGTGCCGACGGGTGCCGGCCTCGCCTCCTCGGCCTCGGGCTTCGCCGCCCTCGCGGTCGCCGCGGCCGCCGCCTACCACCTCGACCTGTCGCCGCGCGAGCTCTCGCGGCTCGCTCGCCGCGGGTCCGGCTCCGCCTCTCGCTCCATCGTCCCGGGCGTCGCGGTGTGGCACGCGGGCGACGACGACGAGACGTCGTTCGCGGAAGGCACGCCGGCCCCGGACATGGCCATGGTCATCGCGACGGTCGAGGAGCGCGAGAAGCCCGTCTCGAGCCGGGTCGCGATGGTCCGCACGGCCGAGACCTCCCCCTTCTTCCCCGCCTGGGTCACGAGCACGGCCGAGACCCTCGAGCGCATGGTCGACGCCTGCGCGGCCGGAGACCTCGACCTCGTGGGGCGCATCGCCGAGACGAACGCGCTGCGCATGCACGCGCTCATCCAGTCGTGCGACCCGCCCATCCGCTACCTCACGGCCGCGAGCCTCGGCGTGCTCGACCGCGTCGAGGCCCTGCGCGCCCAGGGCGTGCTCGCCTACGCGACGATCGATGCCGGGCCCAACGTCGTCGTGCTGTGCGCGCCCGACGACGCCGAGCGCATCGCCGCCGACCTCGCGGACGTCGCCTCGACGCTCGTCGCGCGCCCCGGTCCCGGCGCTCGCCTCGTGGAGACGATCGCGTGA
- the mvk gene encoding mevalonate kinase: MTSISSGIRDTATATAHAKAILVGEHSVVHGAPAIATPLDALTITATASLAARGTTTLTTDDYTGALDDAPVGLAPTVAAVRLAMAHVHAAPLDVDVRNEVPLSAGLGSSAATAAAIVRAIARCADVDLDDATLQSLVHQAEQVAHGRPSGLDARTVVAPGPIWFQAGASRPLPVGAPVTIVVADSGSRGSTREMVAHVASLRRTDPERLDAAIATLTQVVHDFAAALASGDVAALGAAMATAHGELRGLGVSTPQLDALVAAAMAAGSAGAKLTGGGGGGCVLALAPTAQDAPAIADALRAAGARATWTATVEPT; this comes from the coding sequence ATGACGAGCATCTCCAGCGGCATCCGGGACACCGCCACGGCGACGGCGCACGCGAAGGCGATCCTCGTGGGCGAGCACTCGGTCGTGCACGGCGCCCCCGCCATCGCGACGCCGCTCGACGCGCTCACGATCACGGCCACGGCATCCCTCGCCGCCCGCGGCACCACGACGCTCACGACCGACGACTACACGGGCGCGCTCGACGACGCACCCGTGGGCCTCGCGCCGACCGTCGCCGCCGTGCGGCTCGCGATGGCGCACGTCCACGCCGCGCCGCTCGACGTCGACGTGCGCAACGAGGTGCCGCTGTCGGCCGGGCTCGGCTCCAGCGCGGCGACCGCCGCGGCCATCGTGCGGGCCATCGCGCGCTGCGCGGACGTCGACCTCGACGATGCGACGCTGCAGTCGCTCGTGCACCAGGCGGAGCAGGTCGCGCACGGCCGACCCTCGGGCCTCGACGCCCGCACGGTCGTCGCGCCGGGACCCATCTGGTTCCAGGCGGGCGCATCCCGCCCGCTGCCCGTCGGCGCGCCGGTGACGATCGTCGTCGCGGACTCCGGATCGCGCGGCTCGACGCGCGAGATGGTGGCGCACGTCGCGTCGCTGCGCCGCACGGACCCCGAGCGGCTCGACGCCGCCATCGCGACGCTCACGCAGGTCGTGCACGACTTCGCCGCGGCGCTCGCGTCGGGCGACGTCGCGGCGCTCGGCGCCGCGATGGCGACGGCGCACGGCGAGCTGCGCGGCCTCGGCGTGAGCACGCCGCAGCTCGACGCGCTCGTCGCCGCTGCGATGGCCGCCGGCTCGGCGGGCGCGAAGCTCACGGGCGGCGGCGGCGGCGGATGCGTGCTCGCGCTCGCGCCGACCGCGCAGGACGCGCCGGCGATCGCGGACGCGCTGCGCGCCGCAGGCGCCCGGGCGACGTGGACCGCGACGGTGGAGCCCACATGA